The proteins below come from a single Necator americanus strain Aroian chromosome V, whole genome shotgun sequence genomic window:
- a CDS encoding hypothetical protein (NECATOR_CHRV.G19673.T2) codes for MSVVNPHHNEVKLSLPIRNTPHHDVRIGDFGAPSTVMERLDCTERKLPRRLLGYFWPGVCHNEDLYAEIDVVYRQMTGGRHQHLAPPSKVARVNHLRFFGHILRRPTVQRSLRSLPGSSWKKLPGRKWKFWTVERIWNSDEWIDSVQALAEDREGWADLCSRTAHLGEDASNRVRR; via the exons atgtctgtggtcaACCCCCATcacaacgaagtcaagctcagtctacctatccgcaatacgccccatcatgatgtacggatcggagactttggcgcaccatctacggtgatggagaggcttgattgcacggaacgaaagctgccgagacggctacttggctacttttggcctggggtatgtcacaatgaagatctctacgcagaaatcgatgtggtataccggcagATGACAggtggaagacatcaacatcttgcaccaccatcgaaagtggctagaGTAAATCATCtgcgcttctttggtcatatattaaggagaccgacTGTTCAACGAAGTCTGAGAAGTTtgccgggttcgagctggaagaagctaCCTGGCCGAAaatggaagttctggactgttGAACG aatatggaatagcgacgaatggattgattctgtccaagctctcgcagaagatcgagaaggttgggcagaccTGTgctcaaggacggcacacctcggcgaagatgcgagtAATCGCGTTAGGCGATGA
- a CDS encoding hypothetical protein (NECATOR_CHRV.G19671.T1), translating to MRLLLRYLLLILLTQTEILFAVKCYSCANEFIVWQWRHFFLKRNYALASSDQECVHRDYKPESMQNCHSTCFIFSLNGTNRETGITRTLGVGRGCSSHFLTDDQHMHLGLGTHTKPSQVGTYLPADFDKLEIYEHWCFCATDYCNTQVCYNRPFGSSEFPGSYIGKRLQYSSYSSDWRYRNSCDYSLPSFLLLVLSVILFRS from the exons ATGAGGCTATTGCTGCGGTACCTTCTGTTGATCCTCCTCACACAAACCGAGATCCTTTTCGCTGTGAAATGTTACTCATGCGCCAACGAATTCATTGTATGG CAATGGCGTCACTTTTTCCTGAAACGAAACTACGCATTAGCATCAAGTGATCAAGAGTGCGTTCATCG GGACTATAAACCAGAGTCCATGCAAAATTGTCATTCCACATGCTTCATATTTTCGTTAAACGGGACAAACAGGGAAACAGGAATAACAAGGACTCTTG GTGTCGGTCGTGGATGTTCGAGCCACTTCCTTACCGACGATCAGCACATGCATTTGGGACTGGGCACACACACGAAGCCATCTCAAGTTGGAACATACTTACCGGCCGACTTCGATAAG CTGGAAATTTACGAACACTGGTGCTTTTGCGCAACCGACTACTGTAACACACAAGTGTGCTATAATAGACCTTTCGGATCCAGCGAGTTCCCCGGATCATATATAGGGAAACGGTTACAGTACTCTTCGTATAGTTCTGATTGGCGGTACCGCAACAGCTGTGATTATTCACTGCCTTCTTTTTTACTACTAGTGCTCTCTGTTATCCTCTTTAGGAGTTGa
- a CDS encoding hypothetical protein (NECATOR_CHRV.G19671.T2) codes for MRLLLRYLLLILLTQTEILFAVKCYSCANEFIVWQWRHFFLKRNYALASSDQECVHRDYKPESMQNCHSTCFIFSLNGTNRETGITRTLGVGRGCSSHFLTDDQHMHLGLGTHTKPSQVGTYLPADFDKLEIYEHWCFCATDYCNTQVCYNRPFGSSEFPGSYIGKRKAGSSCAYHCIYDVYLIATHNEQAGFRPGRSMIEKVFIVRRVIEIWQRYSKPMQLAFLDFEAAFDSPHRCRLLNALRADGVPGKFVRLLDDMNQRTTAAVRTPVGCTTPFEVVTGVRQGAVVGPFLFKFAIDNIMRRTVDQCPADIVLAPPGCLLTDLEYADYVVIFAESSTKLQHVVILVSKLAAAYGLRLRPDKWKQMWVS; via the exons ATGAGGCTATTGCTGCGGTACCTTCTGTTGATCCTCCTCACACAAACCGAGATCCTTTTCGCTGTGAAATGTTACTCATGCGCCAACGAATTCATTGTATGG CAATGGCGTCACTTTTTCCTGAAACGAAACTACGCATTAGCATCAAGTGATCAAGAGTGCGTTCATCG GGACTATAAACCAGAGTCCATGCAAAATTGTCATTCCACATGCTTCATATTTTCGTTAAACGGGACAAACAGGGAAACAGGAATAACAAGGACTCTTG GTGTCGGTCGTGGATGTTCGAGCCACTTCCTTACCGACGATCAGCACATGCATTTGGGACTGGGCACACACACGAAGCCATCTCAAGTTGGAACATACTTACCGGCCGACTTCGATAAG CTGGAAATTTACGAACACTGGTGCTTTTGCGCAACCGACTACTGTAACACACAAGTGTGCTATAATAGACCTTTCGGATCCAGCGAGTTCCCCGGATCATATATAGGGAAACG AAAGGCGGGCAGCAGCTGTGCTTATCATTGTATATATGACGTTTATCTCATCGCAACGCAcaacgagcaagctggctttcgtcctggccgatctatgATTGAaaaggtgttcatcgtcaggagagtgatcgaaatctggcagcggtattcgaagccaatgcagttagcgtttctggactttgaagccgcgttcgactctcctcaccgatgccgtcttctcaacgcgctccgcgccgatggagtaccaggaaaattcgttcgcttgcttgatgacatgaatcaaagaacaactgctgcagttcgaacaccagttggatgtacaacaccgtttgaagtggtaactggagtaagacaaggggcggtggtaggacccttcctgttcaaatTCGCCATCGAcaacattatgcgaagaacagtcgaccagtgtcctgccgacattgtcttagcaccaccAGGGTGCctcttgactgacctcgagtacgctgactatgttgttatattcgcggaaagcagtacgaaacttcaacatgttgtcattcttgtatcgaagctggctgcagcctatggactacgtctacgccctgataaatggaagcagatgtgggtctcttag
- a CDS encoding hypothetical protein (NECATOR_CHRV.G19671.T3), translating to MRLLLRYLLLILLTQTEILFAVKCYSCANEFIVWQWRHFFLKRNYALASSDQECVHRDYKPESMQNCHSTCFIFSLNGTNRETGITRTLELVTPRIGGNRNCVGRGCSSHFLTDDQHMHLGLGTHTKPSQVGTYLPADFDKLEIYEHWCFCATDYCNTQVCYNRPFGSSEFPGSYIGKRKAGSSCAYHCIYDVYLIATHNEQAGFRPGRSMIEKVFIVRRVIEIWQRYSKPMQLAFLDFEAAFDSPHRCRLLNALRADGVPGKFVRLLDDMNQRTTAAVRTPVGCTTPFEVVTGVRQGAVVGPFLFKFAIDNIMRRTVDQCPADIVLAPPGCLLTDLEYADYVVIFAESSTKLQHVVILVSKLAAAYGLRLRPDKWKQMWVS from the exons ATGAGGCTATTGCTGCGGTACCTTCTGTTGATCCTCCTCACACAAACCGAGATCCTTTTCGCTGTGAAATGTTACTCATGCGCCAACGAATTCATTGTATGG CAATGGCGTCACTTTTTCCTGAAACGAAACTACGCATTAGCATCAAGTGATCAAGAGTGCGTTCATCG GGACTATAAACCAGAGTCCATGCAAAATTGTCATTCCACATGCTTCATATTTTCGTTAAACGGGACAAACAGGGAAACAGGAATAACAAGGACTCTTG AATTGGTAACGCCTAGAATAGGAGGAAACAGGAACT GTGTCGGTCGTGGATGTTCGAGCCACTTCCTTACCGACGATCAGCACATGCATTTGGGACTGGGCACACACACGAAGCCATCTCAAGTTGGAACATACTTACCGGCCGACTTCGATAAG CTGGAAATTTACGAACACTGGTGCTTTTGCGCAACCGACTACTGTAACACACAAGTGTGCTATAATAGACCTTTCGGATCCAGCGAGTTCCCCGGATCATATATAGGGAAACG AAAGGCGGGCAGCAGCTGTGCTTATCATTGTATATATGACGTTTATCTCATCGCAACGCAcaacgagcaagctggctttcgtcctggccgatctatgATTGAaaaggtgttcatcgtcaggagagtgatcgaaatctggcagcggtattcgaagccaatgcagttagcgtttctggactttgaagccgcgttcgactctcctcaccgatgccgtcttctcaacgcgctccgcgccgatggagtaccaggaaaattcgttcgcttgcttgatgacatgaatcaaagaacaactgctgcagttcgaacaccagttggatgtacaacaccgtttgaagtggtaactggagtaagacaaggggcggtggtaggacccttcctgttcaaatTCGCCATCGAcaacattatgcgaagaacagtcgaccagtgtcctgccgacattgtcttagcaccaccAGGGTGCctcttgactgacctcgagtacgctgactatgttgttatattcgcggaaagcagtacgaaacttcaacatgttgtcattcttgtatcgaagctggctgcagcctatggactacgtctacgccctgataaatggaagcagatgtgggtctcttag
- a CDS encoding hypothetical protein (NECATOR_CHRV.G19672.T1), translating into MIEKVFIVRRVIEIWQRYSKPMQLAFLDFEAAFDSPHRCRLLNALRADGVPGKFVRLLDDMNQRTTAAVRTPVGCTTPFEVVTGVRQGAVVGPFLFKFAIDNIMRRTVDQCPADIVLAPPGCLLTDLEYADYVVIFAESSTKLQHVVILVSKLAAAYGLRLRPDKWKQMWVS; encoded by the coding sequence atgATTGAaaaggtgttcatcgtcaggagagtgatcgaaatctggcagcggtattcgaagccaatgcagttagcgtttctggactttgaagccgcgttcgactctcctcaccgatgccgtcttctcaacgcgctccgcgccgatggagtaccaggaaaattcgttcgcttgcttgatgacatgaatcaaagaacaactgctgcagttcgaacaccagttggatgtacaacaccgtttgaagtggtaactggagtaagacaaggggcggtggtaggacccttcctgttcaaatTCGCCATCGAcaacattatgcgaagaacagtcgaccagtgtcctgccgacattgtcttagcaccaccAGGGTGCctcttgactgacctcgagtacgctgactatgttgttatattcgcggaaagcagtacgaaacttcaacatgttgtcattcttgtatcgaagctggctgcagcctatggactacgtctacgccctgataaatggaagcagatgtgggtctcttag
- a CDS encoding hypothetical protein (NECATOR_CHRV.G19673.T1) — protein sequence MSVVNPHHNEVKLSLPIRNTPHHDVRIGDFGAPSTVMERLDCTERKLPRRLLGYFWPGVCHNEDLYAEIDVVYRQMTGGRHQHLAPPSKVARVNHLRFFGHILRRPTVQRSLRSLPGSSWKKLPGRKWKFWTVER from the coding sequence atgtctgtggtcaACCCCCATcacaacgaagtcaagctcagtctacctatccgcaatacgccccatcatgatgtacggatcggagactttggcgcaccatctacggtgatggagaggcttgattgcacggaacgaaagctgccgagacggctacttggctacttttggcctggggtatgtcacaatgaagatctctacgcagaaatcgatgtggtataccggcagATGACAggtggaagacatcaacatcttgcaccaccatcgaaagtggctagaGTAAATCATCtgcgcttctttggtcatatattaaggagaccgacTGTTCAACGAAGTCTGAGAAGTTtgccgggttcgagctggaagaagctaCCTGGCCGAAaatggaagttctggactgttGAACGGTGA